From the Trifolium pratense cultivar HEN17-A07 linkage group LG4, ARS_RC_1.1, whole genome shotgun sequence genome, the window TCAATTCTTCTTCACTAACATCATCATCACTACCATCATTGTTTTCGTCGTCATCATCGGAATCAGAATCATCAATTTCAAACCCTAAATCACAAGAAacagaattattattattattattattaataggtTTACTACTACGATCAATAATTTGAACATCACCGAAAACTTGTTTATAATTGAGAAAATTTTCCCAATGAATAAGACCATCATTCCAATTGAATTGATGAGAATGAGAAGAAAGACGAATCTTGTGTTTAACACCGATGTATTGATGACGCATGTTTTGAACTTTGATTGAAACATCACGCCATGACCATTTGAAAGGGAAAGTAGTTGGATCGTGAAGGTGATGAACGGTGTTGACATGATCGGCGATTGGTTTGAACTTTTTCTCGCGTGTTTTGAGTTTTGGTAATGTTCCTGAATTTAGAAGTTCTGAGTATtttgaaattagggtttgttCTTCTAGTTCTGACCATTTCTTTCGCTTCATGTTGGATGGATGGATAGAGTTAAACTGAATTTGCTTTGACTGTTTTTCTACCAGTTACTTACTTGCTTCTATGTTGTATCTATCACATAGTACTTCACAACCATGTTCACTTTTCTGATTCATTTCTCGGATAAATCTATTAAAAtctggcaaaattacactacaaatcctttatcttatttttttgtaacattttggtcctttatctttttttttgtaacaatttggtcatttatcttttctttttgtaacaatttggtccttatcttatttatttataaaaaataaaggatcaaagtgttacaaataaaaaaagataaaggaccaaactgttgcAAAAAAATGGACTAAAGTGTTacggataaaaaaaaataaaggactaaagtgttacaaataaaagataaaggaccaaaatgttacaaaaaaaaaataaaggaccaaagtgttacaaaaaaataagataaaggacatgtaacgtaattttgcctaaaatctattaaaacaagataatGTGAAAATGTCATTTCTACCCATGTTTTgcaataaattttttagttatatatattttatgaaaaatatcgttttcttttttttttttcaaaactattgtttatgtttttatttctatattcctatttttatacatatttattttaatttttttatatttttttttattcctatttttaagcgtatagtttgttttgttttgttcctatctataatctgttttattctcATTTAAGCacatcatctttttattgtatttatcttatattatttctatatttatttatatatttttttagtaaaattatagtgaaggatataaaacttaaaACGTGATTGCaataagttaataaatttatagtaatcgattttaatatattagaaatAAAGTAACAGATTATAGTATCCTAATTTTTCTCAAGgtatccatatatatatatagcaatgtttttattttgatttcaaaTTAGCAACTAATATATttctattgtttcaaattaGCAACTACGTAATTAATTGGGTTTCATAGAAGAGTTTATTTTGCTTGAAAAGTGAAAAAACGGGATCTGAAGGATTTTTTAATTGTAACAGGTCATGTGAAAATCAGTATACAACAAAGTATAGGCgggattaattaatattaaagaTTCTATGATTATTAATTTAACAAAAGGAGCAAATTCAGGATTCGAACGCTGACCTCCACTTTAACTGATTAAGTTCCCATCAGCTACGCTAAAGTTGGATAATGTATCTATGTTTCAAtgaaaagatatatattaatatttgtgaaatattatttttttaacaaaaactgGTTGTCTTCAACCTCCGGCCGGGTTGAAATACGACCCGATAACCCTAAATGATATCCGACCCATTTTGGATATTTTATCACTGAAATCAATGTTTAAAGTCATATAAACCACTCGAAATCAATTcctatataatttttaaactcATTTTAATCATGAATACCTTAATTAGTATGGTTGGGCTATTTATATGTTGAATGTTTTATTTGAAAGCAGCTTTTGCTTTTAAGTTTGGCTTCATAAAAAACTTCATGTAGCAGCAACCAATTCCAAGCCTTTGTGATGGTAGTTGTGCAGCAATAATCGGTGATTGTAAAGACCACAACGATGGCAACAATTTTGCAGTATTCAGTTTTGCCTCTTCAAAAAAACTAATACTGCAAAACTGAATACTTATCTCtttgttttaattgatttttacttttttacaatcacaattaaattttaaaacaatttagaAATTtgggtaattttgtaacttttaataTGGCAAGGACTTAGTTGTAATATAAAGATACATGGTAAGTACCATAAGTGGTTTGTACCATATAATTCAAAATGAGTTAATAGTACTTTCTCATTGGTCACATTAAAACTGCACCAAAATAGTTCAAATAAGAAAtgcaccatagaattttccttTGATTAATTGTTATATGTCGCACTCAAAAAGAAAGACTAAGCACACTTAAAGAAAGTTCAAAAAACATTCTTTAAACTCAATATCACATTCTCTCAAGTTCGTACATCAACATATAAATCACTTATACATAAGTCAAtttggtacaagacaagaattAACTTTTTCAATAGAATTATTTGGAGAATCCCCATAGTGAATAAGTAATTTATGGTAAATAATGAATGATGAATGGTTCCAAGATAACATTGACACATTTAAGGAATGGAATGAACTTATCATGAAGACAACTGTCTAAGTTGTCTGGTTCTCACTAATGAACAACTGGAGATGTAATTTAGACCAACGAGAATGTGACAACGCCAATTACATGgtatttgtgaaaaaaaatcaattttttaacgtTCTTCCATGCATCTTTTGCTAAAGACAAAACTCGATGTTTAATTTGCAAGTACAAATGAACAAGAGCTACTCCTATATACTTATGCACACTTACAACTTAATATGAATGAGCAACAACTCATTTATCTTGAGTGATGAAGTTTCTTCATGTTGGAGATAACGTTCTCCAGGACTGAGAGAAGGTTCTGACATATTTTACACTAAGGATACAAACTCATCTATAGCAGTCAAAGTGACTTTAAATAAAGGCACAATAGTCACACACAACATACACACTTGTTGACAAAGTTTAAAACATCGTGCTAGCTCATTGATCCTATGTTATGCTGAAATTATTTGGAGAACATGTAGATTTGCTTTTAAGAGAAACATCATACCGTGACCCATCGTATATGTGCACAGCAGCTATAAATGGCTATACAACTTATATGCTTGGAGATAAAGCTACACAAGATTTTCTACAtcgaggagtgctagcaacacactctttaacaaacacactctaacacactctcttctattggttaaaatttatatgggtcccataaaagttatatgggtccacatttttttatgggacccatgtgaatttcaaccaataaaagagagtgtgttggaatgtgtttgttaaagagtgtgttactagcattattctttctacatctataaatagcaaaTGTTGTTGCACTTAAAAGTAAGAGTTTAACTACAAATCATCCAATACTTGTTTTGTTTAACAACATCAAACTCTTCTTTTATCAAACTTACACTTCAGCTCTCTATTCAATTCGTGGATCAAAATATATCTTAGTGTTCGAAGTGTTTTTGTATAAGTTTCTCAAACTAACTTTGATTTTTGTATTAATCCTAACAAACTCTTCTATTTAAATATTGTAAGATCTATTTAAGTTAATCTGTAACGATTAATTGAGTGTTCCTTGAAAAATCTAGTATGACGGAGGTGATTAACTTGTTGAGGCTTGAATGTATTGACCTTGGTTTAGatcataaaagaagaaaattgtATTGATTTTATCTCAAAGGTTTTACTAGACAAACTCACAcatgtagagctgtcaaaacgggcggcccggcCAATTTCGGACCGGCCCGGTCGGGCTAAAAAtcccggataaaaaacgggctaccaaaattagtactcgagcccggcccggtacgggtagtcgggcttttgggccggcccggtacgggtagtcgggctttcgggcctgcccggtttatttttttaaatgtttttttacttctagtgctcaaactcaaccatgtaaatagcattaataattctcgtGCGTCCTACTTTTTTACTCAtctgttatatatataaataataattcttgcgccgtatttttactcatcccctatctacgagtttctcgtgcgccctatttttactcatccactacctacgagtttctcgcgcgtcatattttttactcatccgctacctacgactttctcgcgcgccctatttttacccatccgctacgtacgagtttctcgcgcgccctatttttattcatccgctacgtacgagtttctcgcgcgccctatttttactcatccactactacgagtttctcgcgccatatttttacgcatccgctacttacgagtttctcgtgcgtcatatttttactcatccgctactagaggtgggaataggctaggccgagctaggctttgccaagcctgagcctggcctgtcaaaaaatcgaaggtctgagcctggcctgtggcctatcataggcttaaattctaggcctgagcctggccttttgaaagtctgatgtggcctgttagcctgtttaaaagcctatttcatatgaacatatttaaataaataattatatttattttgaaatatacttatgaactaataaaataatgttccatttgatattttagagaatttgactatatatgtcatcatatttcaattctagtttataataatacatttatatatgttaaaaactaatgtagattaataaacttaaattacttaaaaagttaatagatttataatttaatcaaagtataaattttaatatataaataataatcgtaataaaaatattattcatgttaacttaaataggccggcctagtaggcctcaaaggcttttttaatggcctgcggcctggcctttttagctaaataggcttataaaaaagcattggcctgctctatttaaagaaataggctggcctggcctgagcctatgtaggctaggccttaaggccatgtaggccggcctggcctgttcccacctctatccgctacctacgactatCTCACGCGCCTAATTTTTACTCATTTGCTACGTACGAGtgtctcgcgccctatttttattcatccaccacgtacgagtttctcgcgcgtcctatttttactcatcctcTACCTACGAGTTTattgggtgccctatttttactcatcaaaaacaaattatttatatttatattttattttatttttttaattttaattttttcgggcttgcgggccgcccgcggcccattcgggctagcccatattttaatcgggctttgtcgggccgggctaaaaagcccaaaaataattcgggctaggattttcaaatcccgagcccgggaaaaaatcgggcttggcgggccggcccattcggactagcccattttgacagctctacacACATGTATGGAGACTCAAAATAACTCAAGTTTATGGGTGCATTAGAGGATTGACCcccacacacacaaaaaaaatcaacatatgCACCACACTATTGTGAGTGTTTAATCATCGTCGTCATTATTTTGAGAGAATTCAAGTCGTCTCATGGAAATTGCTACTTTCCAAAAAGGCGACTTCGCCATGTTTATTCTATGAATGGTGTGTTGAGCCTTTTGATTATATAGTTCGCTAGTTTGGGCGGGTATTGGTGATTTTATCTGATCTATGGTTTTGTAGTTGATTGGATCGATTTTTCTTTTGGTAGAGTATTACTTGTACTTCTCCTAGTGTGGGTAGAATACCTCTTATACTTTCtcatcttatatatatataataaaatcattgcattcaaaaaaattcattacAATTACATAATTGAGACTAACAAATAATCCAATATTTTGACATATGAATAATTTGAGTATCACATAATAAAGCAAACCTGACTATGTTAGTGCACCAAATTTATCAATTGATGATGTGTGATAAATATTCATAATGAATAAATTGTAATTTCACTTTAAAGTTAATCAAAATTGATCAAATGGTGATATCACTTTGGGTATCATATATTACTAATAAGTGGTTCAtacaatgtcatgtaatatttatgcaactcatacatattttgttCCAATGATGATaccattttttaattatcatacattaataacaagtggtcccttttatatttatttttttattttgtctaaataaaaataaaaataaaaattatttaatttaataaatacgttgataaataaattaataattaaatataatgagaaatatatgacaataaataaaaaatggtgaaaatgcataaatatgacaggaaatatataatgaaaaatgttttttcaccaagaaaacttatgaaatgaaaggcaacaaagaaataaaaccttcatatagtaaaaaaagaaaaagaagatatgGTCATTGAATGTCAACGgtaatattttgacatatatggaagctaataataacattaaattgatgattcGGTACCTccttatttaaggtaccggtatcatcaattttgatatccTATGTGCCCCGTCATaaaactccaatgataaaaaaaaataaggtacCATATCATGGTGAATTCTAAGGTGAGGGCTCtgttaagtccctcaccggtgtaccacTTATTTTAACCATCGGATTGAATAGGCTTacttgataaaataatttatgaccACACCCGATTAATTTCTTTCACTCTCCTTGCCAAATCTCATTCTCTTTGTGTCCTGCAATTTTTCTTCCACCATTCCTTTCTCCCTCCACCGCCTGAACAAAATTAGTAATTActcttaaaattatattatatacttaGTATTAATGGTGTGAACTTGGGATTTAATGCCCCTCTGCGACCAACTTGTTACCAAACTGCTTTTCAAGGTTTGACTCAATTGGcagtttataattttgataaaattgtaaaaacaaactttaattaGTAAAGGATAATTGGTAACTGTAATGGTCTTTGAATTTCATCTTTAATTTAAACACGGGAAAAAGAATAACATGGTGTGGCTGTATCCTGGATGTGTCGATGTACAGAGATAACTTTCTGCAGATTTTTTGAGTGGAAGATGATTCATATGGAGAAGAGATAGAGTAAAGGTTGTGTGTGAATATGTGTAGaagttcttattttaatttctgtCTAATCCAAACCATTGATCAAATCTGATGGTAGTGTTTTAATgcctcaccggtgagggacttaattgagCCCTCACCTTAGAATCCACCCCATATCATTAGTCTATAAACTCTCTTAGATATtcttattggagatgctctaaggATAACTATAAGAATTACACGGTTCTATATACTTAAAAGTATACTTGCCACAACATCAGTACAACTTATTAAAAGCTTCACAATTCTTTTTCAAGGTAACAAATTAAAAGACCTAACGTGTAAACGCCGTTTTGCTTAACCTTCAATTTTTCTTCCACCACAACACAAGCAACAGCAAGCTCACACATTCATGTTTTGCCACAAAATTCTGATATTCACATTAATTAGGAGAATAAAATTTAGATGACAATAGGctaataattcaaaaaataaaataaaaatggaacaTTATTGAACATTATTGATATATTGTCATATCGGATTGCACAATTGTGCATGAATgtggttatattttttaataccaAATATAAGTATAATCTATAGATTAAACAATTATAGATCTCCATAATTAACTATATGAAATAACTATAACTAAATAATAAGATCAATTTGTTCATGAAAAAGAAATCAATTTAAACCTCAAATTTCTCGTGGAGTATCTTTCTATATGCGTGACTTCAGTGCATTAAGCTTCAACAAATCTTCTTTGGGAATATTTTTTCACAAATCTCCATGAAAGCTTCAACAATGACATGGTGGTGACACTTTGCATTAAGCTGAAGAAAACATTCAAGAAGTTCTTGTAGATCTTTTTCAGAGTAAATATCTCTCTCCATTATCATTTCAAGTATCGACTTTCGAAAATCTTCGTACGGCTCGTCCGACTCCTTCTCAACGGCAATGCTATCGACGAGTTTAGTTCCAGGTTTTAAAATACTATAATTGTTTTTGTCGTTGATGTTGCCGTCATTGTACGAGATGGGAGTGGATGTATAATCTTCATCGCCGGCGTTGCCGTCGCAGGAAGTGGTGGTGGAGGAAGTGATCCGTTTAGggtttttattttggtaaatggagatttttggtttttgagtGGGTTGAATGACATTAGAGGGTTTTGATTTAATGCAACCAAAACTTTTGTTAGATGAGAAAAGATTTTTCATTAGGGTTTTCTTGTTGAAGTTGAAAGACATATTAAGGAATATGGCTTtggttataaaaataaatatgaatatgGTTTTGGCTATGTTTATTGTTGATGTTGGTGAAATAGTAAGATTCTTTTTCTAATTGAGAATATGAGAGAAGGAggaaaaggttaaaaaaaatgaatgaaagagGAAGGTAGGGTTGTGGTTAGGACTAGGAGTTTT encodes:
- the LOC123924658 gene encoding transcription repressor OFP6-like; the encoded protein is MSFNFNKKTLMKNLFSSNKSFGCIKSKPSNVIQPTQKPKISIYQNKNPKRITSSTTTSCDGNAGDEDYTSTPISYNDGNINDKNNYSILKPGTKLVDSIAVEKESDEPYEDFRKSILEMIMERDIYSEKDLQELLECFLQLNAKCHHHVIVEAFMEICEKIFPKKIC